The nucleotide sequence CCTTCTACAGAATGGTTAACAACAGAAGAGGTTTACCAGTAAAGATGCTGTCAGACAATGGCAAAAATTTCATAGGAGCTGAAAAAGAACTCAAAGACTTAGTATTACAGTTAGACAAGAATCACATTGAAGGCAACACAGCAAACAAGGGCATTGAATGGCAGTTCAACCCTCCACTAGCTCCCCACTGGGGTGGAGTTCATGAGTCACTTATAAAATCAGCAAAAAAGGCCATAGTGAAGATCCTGGGAACTGCTAATGTTACTGATGAGGAATTGATGACAGCTTTCATAGGAGCAGAAGGTCTACTGGATTCCAGACCATTGACTTATNNNNNNNNNNNNNNNNNNNNNNNNNNNNNNNNNNNNNNNNNNNNNNNNNNNNNNNNNNNNNNNNNNNNNNNNNNNNNNNNNNNNNNNNNNNNNNNNNNNNAGATATGGGTATGCCAAAGAGCAATTTCTTCGATTTTGTACAGATTTTGGACCCGTTGAATACGTATCTCTTAAGATATTGGCTCTACATTTAATCATCCTGCACTCTGAAAGTCATACTGTTAAGCATATCTTTGAAAGATCCGCCTTGTCATTTTCTGCCCATGAATGGGAAGGGATATTGGGCAGACGCCATTCTCTTTTTGTGTAACCTCTGAAGCATGGGTGGCATTTCTTCCAGCTCCGGCATTTGACCGTTGCTAGCAGCTTGTGTTTGTTGTCGTAACAACTGAATTTCCAGCTGCAGCTTTGTGATCTCGAGGTTTTgctttttcatttctttatcaaAGAAAGCTTGTTGCTTTTCCGATGACGGCTCCCAGGCATTATGTTCGCTTGCTGGGTGTGTATCACTGGAAAAGATAGAaagtatgttgtatatatatatttattcgtaTATTTCTATAATGTAGTGAATCAATCATATAATAAAAACCATCTATATCAATTACTGTTACATTTCAAGTATCTAACTTTTGAAGATACATTTAGACAAGCCgttcattgattcatttaaacgaaactttattaaaaaacagTATATCTTGAGCAATTAAGGTCAAGAAATATCCATATAAGCGATATCTAGGATAATTAATCCGTTAGAAAAAAGCtttgtttaagtgtttaattGACTTTCAATGAATATGTcataacacttaaaacaaactACATAAAATTGACAGTTTAGCTTATGAAACAACAGATGACTTGTGTTAAAGGCACGGAAGTTGCTACATTATACACCGTTTGAGTATGTCAAGATACAATAGTTATTGTACTGTTTTCTGACAAAACTTAGAGCACAGGAGTGAGGTAAACacatgcaatattttgttcatatatatataaaatacatgtagtgaAATAACTATGCACATAAGTTAACCACCGCACATGTTTCATGCAATTAACACACTTGGTTCACGATAAATCCTTTCCGTGCCAACAAACTTAGATTCACGATGAAACGAATATTGAAGAAGGCTGGGCTTAATCCAAACATACGACTGTCTTAACACAGCGCTAGAACATTCCTTGTCCAGAAGTTGAACgacaacaatgttcctgcgaaTCAGACTATGCAAATATCGAGACAAATGCACATGGCATTTGTTAACAACTAagccacataaatccaaatcaacacaCGGAAATATCCAACATCCTGAACACTAGTGAATATACCCTGTTTACGTTTATGCGAAATGTTCTGTCTtagcagttcgccagcaatggtCACGTTCACACAGTCACACTGATTCCACATCAAATCTCACTGTTTCTGGTggattttacaaaatgtttagaCTTTAGTGCTCCAATTCACAGAGGTAACATCCATGTGAACATTCATCAAAATGACTAAATCCATATGGTAATCCACCAGATGGAAAGCGAACTCATCATTTAAAGCGACAGTGACACAGACTAACGGTCTTCAAATTCCAACCGCCAAACGACATGTACATACTCGCGTTTTAACAGTTTTGGCATTGCTCTTATTAtggattgaaatatgtattttgttgatttaaaatgaaagcTTGGAAAGTCGGTTGATAattgatacatgtttttgtttgtgaataaaattatttatgtggGACTATTTTCTTTCCTGCGGAAGACAGCAGCCTAATAACAACCAATGTGAATTATTTGCACTAGGACACGAGAATGTGTATTAAAGACactttgtatcaaatttattaaacttgtcgTTTTAatacgacgatgatgatgatgatgagatgatgatgatgatgatgatgatgatgatgatgataaaggTGATGGTGCCAATGGTTCCCGTAAGTATATGTCCTATGCATCATACAGAGTAATACCCTATTAGTATAGgcaacatattgatataaagaCAATTTCTCATGATAGATTCTTTAATTTGCTTTgaataatgttgtaaaaattCAGTTATGAcatctt is from Mya arenaria isolate MELC-2E11 chromosome 9, ASM2691426v1 and encodes:
- the LOC128245919 gene encoding uncharacterized protein LOC128245919, giving the protein MAGHTLPYKEEENAGENDICVYLPVLQLGHFILAFGLDTTSFLNAFYRMVNNRRGLPVKMLSDNGKNFIGAEKELKDLVLQLDKNHIEGNTANKGIEWQFNPPLAPHWGGVHESLIKSAKKAIVKILGTANVTDEELMTAFIGAEDIGSTFNHPAL